The following is a genomic window from Ignisphaera cupida.
CTTTCAATTCCATTTTTTGGATTCCCCGATTATCTGATGAACCATGGACTGAGGGCTCTCCATGGGCTTTCAATTCCATTTTTTGGATTCCCACTTGCAATAACAGCTTTTAGAAACATGTCTATGTATTGTGTGCTTTCAATTCCATTTTTTGGATTCTCATCATATGATACTATCACTGATAGTATTGCTTCCTTCCTTACTTTCAATTCCATTTTTTGGATTCTTGCCGAGGTGGCTGAAAGGCTTAGGGAGATGGGGTACAAGGTTCTTTCAATTCCATTTTTTGGATTCGTTAGCTCAATTAATCTTGTTAAGAGGTGAACACCAAGCTGCTTTCAATTCCATTTTTTGGATTCCGATTTTTGTTCTCTTACTTGAGATTTTCCATTGTCGGATTCGAAACTGTTCAATATATTTTGTGTTGAATGGGGTATAAAAGTTTTTTAGCTGGATAGCGCAAGGTTATGGCGATGATCATCAATAATCAATGGTGTGATGAAACCATCAGTGCAGTGACGCTATTGCAATGTTGCTTATAAGCCTTGTTTTGAAAGAATAGAGCTAATTACCTCAATAAAGAAAATTTTTATGGCTTCATAAAAACTTTTAAAGGGTTTATATATCATTGCAATGCCTGCACTGCATGTATGAAATTTCTATAGAGTTGAATAGCTTAAAAATCTATTGCTTTATTTGCTTCTGTATTTCCAATTAAGGTTTATAGCTTGTTGTTTTACAGATTGTTGTGGTGTGTTTGTGGGGGTTGTTGGGGTGGTGGTAGGGTGTTGGTTGGTGATGGTTGTGCTGAGTGTGAGGTTTTGCTTAGATTGGCTAAGCGCTGTGTGGATGTTTATGTTAAGCTTTGTTTTGATCTTGAGGATAATTTGATGAATTATTTGTTTGTTAATAGTGTTTATGGTATTCCCTTTTTAGAGATGGTAGAATTGTTTATGATGTTGATTTGGATAAGCTTAAAAGTTTTTGTGTAACCAGGGATTTTTTGAGGTTTTCGAAATGCCTTTTACTGTTTACCACTTGGCTTCTGGTCTTTTGATTGGCTTGTTTTTTAGAAGATGGTTGCACTGGCCTACGTTGCTTGTTGTAACAACGATTTTTGTTGATGCTGGAATTGCTTTTGCTTCTATTCATGTTTTTGCGCATTCTTTTCTTGGTTGTGTTGCTCTAGGTGTTTTATCTGGTTTTGTAATGCGCTTCATGTTCAAATGGTTTGGTTGGCTTGAGAAATTTTTTAACAGTTTTTATTTGGTTAGTGGAAATGGGTTGAGAAGCTATGTTTTAGCTGGTGTTCTTGGCTGGTTTATTCACGTTGTTTTAGATGCTCCAACACATGAAAATATGTATCCTCTAATGCCTTTTTCTAGAGATAATCCGTTTCTAATACAAAATTTTGCTGTGGCTGAGCTTATCTACAATACAATTCTTGTTGGTGGTTTGGTAGCATATCTAAAACACTTCTACACCTCATCATCTAGAGCTAGTGGTTATCTAGTTGCTAAATTCCAAATTGGTGTTATCACAGCTTTTGCAGGACTGGTTTTATCTCCGCTTGGGCTTAGGATAGAGGGTCGTGGAAACGACTTTGCATTGGCTTTATCCCAAGCACTTATACTTCTTGGTTTAATCACATCTCTTGAGGCATTGAGAAAAATGAGGTTGATTGGCTTAGCCAGATACTTATTTGCAACATTCCTTGCAGCTTTAGCCACAACAACCTACCTAATACTCAACTTCCATGCATTGACAGTTTCATGGGCATTGGCAGCAACAACTCTTCTGATTCTCAGAAAACCTCTTGCACCAATAAAACTTGAATTAGCATCTAAATCAATAAGCGTTATAGATGTTTTAGTTATTGGCTGGTTTTTGGCAATAGCCTTGGTTGGTATACCAATAGTTTTCCTGGCAATTCTAATGCTTGTAGCAAACGCAAGTAAGTTAAAACCTTCAGAAACAAGGGTTTAGTGTTCAACAATTTTCAAAAATTTTTTCACTGCTTCAACAACTGTTTTTAGTTTTTCTATCGATATTTGGTACTCCTTCTCCTCATCTCCCAGGCTTCCCCTTAGCCCACCAAATCCACAGTCTCCCGATACCAGATCCACTCTTCCACCAGATTTCTCATAGACCTTGGCAAGTACTGAATATGCTTCCTCAACTGTTTCAACTCTTGGTTTTGATGCTGCTACTATTCCAGGTGATACTATCTTATCGTATTTTTCTAGCATTGACTTGTTTATCAATTCAATGTTTTGTGGAGTTGCAAAAAACTCTAGACTCAAATACCTTATTCTATCAACTCTAGAAACAATCTCTAGTATCCTCGGATTTAGCTGACCACAAATATGAATCCCAATCTCAGCTGGCGAAGCGCTTTTAGCTACATGGCTAAGAACATCTATAATCTCATCCTCTAACCAGCCAAACAAAATTCTTCTACCAATGAAAAATGTTAGAACAGGCTCATCGAAAAACACTATGTTGTATCCAACAAACTGCAAACGCCTAGCAATACTAGCTACAAAATCTTTGAAAAACCCCTTGACAATATCCTTTCTAGCTAAAACAGTTGATTGAAGCCCTTTGGAAACATCCTCAGAAAGGTATATCCTAGAGGAGAGAGTGAAAACACCTGTAACAGGTGCTCTAAGCCATTTGAAGCCAAGACCCTCACTCCTAACAATCTCAACAGCCTTCTCAGCATCATCAATAGCAACAATGGGAGGAGAAGCATCGAAGCTCTTCTCAGAAGAGAAGAAAACACCTCTTCTACTATACACAATACCTAGAAGCTCCAAAGGCCTCAAATAAATATCTATAAAAGACCTTAGCTGGGGATACGGGGGAGCATCCAAACCAACTCTACTCAAATCAACCAAAACCCTTCTAACATTATCCACTGAAAAGGATAGTGGAAAACTACCAACATGACTAGTTCTAATCACAAAACCACCCCACAAAACCATTTTCAAATTTCATGCCTTTCAATTCCATTTTTGAATCCAAAACTACTCAACATATTTTATATCGAATAAGTATAAAAACTTTTAAACTTTTAAGTCCGTGTGATGATCAAGACAATCAAACTTTCAATTCCATTTAATGGATTCTTCTCGGTGAGACTGTGACTGAAGAGATAGTTGCATTGTTTCTTTCAATTCCATTTATTGGATTCAGCTCTCTTTCCTTGCAAGCGTAACCGATGTCACAGCATCTAGAACTTTCAATTCCATTTATTGGATTCTTTGTATTGTGATGCATAGAAATCTGCAAGCGGGTCTCCAGGTCTTTCAATTCCATTTATTGGATTCATTGAGGATTCTGAAATTGTGTGTGCGATAGAGGATTATCAGCTTTCAATTCCATTTATTGGATTCCTTGTGAAGCTGTTCATGGAGGTTGCAAGCATTTTTGGGTTGCTTTCAATTCCATTTATTGGATTCAATGTCATACAATATTCTTTGCAGTCTACACTAAATTGTTTGCTTTCAATTCCATTTATTGGATTCCAAGTGGTAGAAAGGTACGTAGATACTGTGTTGAATCAGTTCTTTCAATTCCATTTATTGGATTCAGCCATCAACTTGGCTGCTGGTCCAGCAACAGCACAAACTGTTACTTTCAATTCCATTTATTGGATTCAGTTTGCCATTTCCATCATTCGATCCACGATCAAGGGAGTTGGCCTTTCAATTCCATTTATTGGATTCCGATTTTTGTTCTCTTGGATGAGATTTTCCATTGTCGGATTCGAAACTGTTCAATATATTTTGTGTTGAATTGGGTATAAAAGCTTTTAAGCTGGATAAGCCAAGGTGATTGCGATGATCATCAATTATCAATGGTGTGAAGAAGTAATCACTGCAGTGACGCTATTGCAATGTGGGTCATAGAGAGTTTTGTAAAAGAATTGAGTAAATTGTATTCATAGAGAAAATTTTTATGGCTTCATAAAAACTTTTAAAGGGTTTATATATCATTGCAATGCCTGCATTGCATGTAGCAAATGTTTATAGAGTTGAATGGCTTAAAAATCTATTGCTTTATGTGGAGTTTGTTTGTGTTGTGTTTGTAAGATAAGATTATATATTGGGAAATGTGGTTTGTTTTTGGTGTTTGGTTTAAAGTGGTTTGGTATGTTGGATCCTTATCTTAGGTTATATGCTTTGAAGGCTCGTGTGCTTTTGCATGATCCTCCTAATAAGATGTGGGTTTTGAGGAGTCATGAGGAGGTTGCTAGGAAGTTTGTGGAACTGGTTTTGTCTGGTACTAACCTCTTTATTGATGTTGATGAGAATGCTGTTAGAAGAGCTGATGTAGCTGCTTCTACTTTTGATAGGTGGTTTATAAATTATCTCTATGCTGAGAAGAGTGATGGGGGTAGCTCCAAACCTCTTGTTGTTGAGTATAGGTGGATTCACAATATCTTTAGACCTGATAAACGTGTTGAGCTTAGCGATCCCGGGGACAGGGTTTACAATGTTTTGAGGGGTGTTGGCGATGTTCTGAGGGAGATTGCTGAAGCCGCTAAAAATGTTGGGGATAGGGCTCTTGGTCACTTGCTTTACACAACACTCTACTTCCTCCTTGAGGTTTCGTGGCTATCAAATGATTTAAGCCCAAGCCTTGCTGACACGAGGAACCCTACACACACTGTTTTTGATCATCTCTATGCAGCAACAACAATTTCTAACCTCTATCTCTATGAGGAGCCAAGTGGATTTGTTGCTAGAATCGATATTCCAATGATTCAAAAATTTGTTTCATCTGCTAGAAGAACAGCTGATTTCTGGGCTGGTAGCTGGGTAATATCGAAGCTGTCCTGGGGAATAATAAAAAGGTTTGTTGATGAGTATGGACCAGACATTGTTTTATCTCCATCTCTTAGACTAAACCCCTACCTATTTAATTACATCATTGAGAAGCTTGAGGAAGCTGGTGTTGGGAGAAACACAACAAGGAAAATCTGTGAGCAGTACTCAGAGCTTTTAAAGAGACTTGGTCTCAACATCATCATAGAGAAAACTGGTGGAGACTGTGAAAAGCTTAGGGAAATGCTATCACTCATTCCACTAATACCAGCAACAACATACATTGTTCTTCCACCAATAAAATTCAGTAGCGTTGACGATGTTAGAAACACTGTTGCGAGGTACTATACAGAGTCGTGGAACGACATTGTGAAGCAGGTAATGGAAAGCAGCGAACCGACTAGAGGCATTGGCTCTGTGCTTAAGCAACTGCTAAACGAGTTTCAAAATGTTTTGAGATTTCCACACACAAGCATTAGAATAGATGTGGTTGATGTTAAGAATGTTTACATGAATTTGGAGATGTGTCTATACAAAGGCGATAAGAATGCGTGTAAGCAGATAGGGCTTGAAGATAGCGTTAAAGAGAAGCTGGAGAAAACACTAAAACAAGAAACTCGAAATGGGTTAAGCCTCAAAGAAATGAGGTTGGCAAATGCTTTGCTGTGGCATGTTGTTGTAACCAAGGCTTTGGATATTGAGTCTAGAAAATCGCCAATTCCACTACCAAGACCATTCTGGATATTCGATGGAGCTAATCTAAAGCCAGAAACAGACTACTCCAAGCTAACAGCTATGAGGGAAGGTGATTGGAGACTCTGTACACTATGCCAAGAAGAGCCAGCGGTAATACACTTTCCAAAGACATGGAGCGAGAAGAGAAAAAGACCAGAGTTTGATGAGGAGTGGGTGAAGCTATTCAGAGAATACATGATTAGCAAAGGTCTTGAGGTAGATGACAAAGCTTTTAATGAGTTGAAGAAGGTGTTTAGACCTGGTGAAGCTCTAGGACCATACTGCTTGCTCAAGAGGGTTATTGGCTATGTACATGCGAAGAAGCTTCGCAACTACTTTGGACTTGCATCAACAGATGATGTAGCGCTTATAGCTTTAGACAAGTCGCTAGCGAAAATAATTGCTGATGAGGATAAGGCGAAGAGGTTTAGAGAAGCTTTTGAGGAAAAAGCCAAGAGAGAAGGCATTACAATACATCATCTCCAATTCGTTCTACCTGAAGCATATAAAAGGTATTGCGAGGTGTCGAAAGAGAGATGCGAAGTTGTAGAGGCGATAGAGTTTCGCGATCTGGAATTAGCAGCGTTTTCAAGTAACATGTTATATGATAGCTTCAAACGCGTTATTAGTGATTCTCTTGAAGAGTTTTGCAAAGATGTTGACCCAGCTGATCTAGCTAGGGAGATGCTTGGAGACAACAAAGATTTTGAGGTTTTGTATAAAGCAGCTCGCAAAACGTTGTTAGCTAAAAGGCTTTGCAGTATTAGAACCAGATACTCGATTGTCAAAGGCGATGGGGATAACATTGGGAAGCTTCACCAAGGAGATCTAGAGTCGTTGGGTATTGAAATGAGCTGGTATATTGACACGCTTG
Proteins encoded in this region:
- a CDS encoding methionine synthase; this encodes MIRTSHVGSFPLSFSVDNVRRVLVDLSRVGLDAPPYPQLRSFIDIYLRPLELLGIVYSRRGVFFSSEKSFDASPPIVAIDDAEKAVEIVRSEGLGFKWLRAPVTGVFTLSSRIYLSEDVSKGLQSTVLARKDIVKGFFKDFVASIARRLQFVGYNIVFFDEPVLTFFIGRRILFGWLEDEIIDVLSHVAKSASPAEIGIHICGQLNPRILEIVSRVDRIRYLSLEFFATPQNIELINKSMLEKYDKIVSPGIVAASKPRVETVEEAYSVLAKVYEKSGGRVDLVSGDCGFGGLRGSLGDEEKEYQISIEKLKTVVEAVKKFLKIVEH
- the cas10 gene encoding type III-B CRISPR-associated protein Cas10/Cmr2; translated protein: MDPYLRLYALKARVLLHDPPNKMWVLRSHEEVARKFVELVLSGTNLFIDVDENAVRRADVAASTFDRWFINYLYAEKSDGGSSKPLVVEYRWIHNIFRPDKRVELSDPGDRVYNVLRGVGDVLREIAEAAKNVGDRALGHLLYTTLYFLLEVSWLSNDLSPSLADTRNPTHTVFDHLYAATTISNLYLYEEPSGFVARIDIPMIQKFVSSARRTADFWAGSWVISKLSWGIIKRFVDEYGPDIVLSPSLRLNPYLFNYIIEKLEEAGVGRNTTRKICEQYSELLKRLGLNIIIEKTGGDCEKLREMLSLIPLIPATTYIVLPPIKFSSVDDVRNTVARYYTESWNDIVKQVMESSEPTRGIGSVLKQLLNEFQNVLRFPHTSIRIDVVDVKNVYMNLEMCLYKGDKNACKQIGLEDSVKEKLEKTLKQETRNGLSLKEMRLANALLWHVVVTKALDIESRKSPIPLPRPFWIFDGANLKPETDYSKLTAMREGDWRLCTLCQEEPAVIHFPKTWSEKRKRPEFDEEWVKLFREYMISKGLEVDDKAFNELKKVFRPGEALGPYCLLKRVIGYVHAKKLRNYFGLASTDDVALIALDKSLAKIIADEDKAKRFREAFEEKAKREGITIHHLQFVLPEAYKRYCEVSKERCEVVEAIEFRDLELAAFSSNMLYDSFKRVISDSLEEFCKDVDPADLAREMLGDNKDFEVLYKAARKTLLAKRLCSIRTRYSIVKGDGDNIGKLHQGDLESLGIEMSWYIDTLVNHLVKNVSKDDAERIRKAYEIASKVANAIAGKNKLVVSPTLSAAISIALQVAALKDVATIVKFNGFPIYAGGDDVLALFPVEKTIQAVEALRTGFWGDNEKMFHLSTGGEAIVVAQALPTGRSFGVRVADVMDVMSFEIIEAGEQLEKIAKNARWLGSDVCISEKDSLVVSDSRSGVVALFPLSICSGHFKKLIASKVLKTLATIFVANSVGVLSSNTPDDLDNALSDPLTKARVELPLNARHKLIENVVSRNIDVGRDAEEVKTKIVNIFTQPIEVIGNCIINAFNLVNTRRLDGENGLTLAEELIEFIRAARGW